A window of Pectinophora gossypiella unplaced genomic scaffold, ilPecGoss1.1 Pgos_38, whole genome shotgun sequence contains these coding sequences:
- the LOC126381169 gene encoding LOW QUALITY PROTEIN: uncharacterized protein LOC126381169 (The sequence of the model RefSeq protein was modified relative to this genomic sequence to represent the inferred CDS: substituted 1 base at 1 genomic stop codon) — MKTRSMKSTEMERPSTEDPPVTNTATPAVEAAAVTDRIDTAAPLVTEQLGGGSTETSTTTGTSSGTTTTTTGTTDDTDRTTGESNTEDSVQNETLRPGSVVRAPSAPHSTASKKRRLALLKAKEELLKKEVELAAARVATLAEESDDDTDIDIASVSDVRTRTKTWVDQHSTLAPPLPANIAPLTITGEYRTTVEEKPSQTQHSHAPPATPINKGAKHSIAAPTTQGGCISTPVTAGEHAIAKQPSIEITQLAQAITLAARSACPTPRSTFELPTYSGSHTEWLSFYAAYTATAPSYSDQENLVRLRKSLKGMAKETVESLLMYNANPTDVMKTLQLRFGRPDAIAHTELDRLRALPRLSDSAKEVCVFATRVNNIVATLRALRKQQYLYNPEITKLTIDKLTPTIRYRWYDFAAEQPEDDADLLKLARFLEREAERCGPYAQPERDTASSQTQRTTPGAVQIRKQTQQRTYSTTEKDKTACPVCDKTGHTAVKCQQFTDANTDKRWEMAKNKSLCFRCLTRRTLKHECKARTCNTNQCNRTHHPMLHFLKREVPEEKTETVSTAWTTRRTHTFLKILPVKVSGPQGDVDTFALLDDGSTVTLVDADITNQVGIKGPSDPLRIEALSTDIGVRKSQRVTLTLHGTTNTFDTHARTIENLQLSPQRIENDDLTECHHLSDIAQQLVYEATPKILIGQDNWELLLATETRRGARHQPVASLTPLGWVLHGAHTRTIGHRINYITAPTPEDSMDEQLRQYFAIESLAIEQKRPQSDPEQRALNILAERTTRRDDGRYVTSLLWHTDNASMPDNYNNAYNRLLSTEKKIDKDPLLKQKYNEQMEALIEKGYAEPAPSTKTTNRTWYLPHFPVLNAMKPGKVRVVHDAAAKTQGVSLNDYLLTGPDLLQSLPGVLMRLRQHKYAVSADIKEMFMQVKIREQDRDALRYLWRGDNRGDTTPREYRMTSLIFGAKSSPATAIYIKNSNAERHKVTDPDAYDAIVRNHYVDDYLQSFETIEQAVATSNRVREIHSEAHYELRQWTSNSQEVLTALSEPSTTTQSVSLDENTKTERILGLIWKPYSDELAFNLDLARLPQDVLNRKQPTKREALKIVMSLFDPLGLASPVTSKAKQLLQEVWRRNTEWDQPIDTDLAAQWTEWIEHLKKLTHVAIPRCHLHYSDASNMQLHVFVDASETAFAAALYWRIQSPEGHVTTSLVLGKAKVAPLKVTSIPRLELQAAVMGSRMAATVIEEHDRKPSSVTYWSDSRTVLTWLKTGARSYKPYVAHRIAAIEEVSKLNEWRWVPTKLNVADDATRDVPSDFDVQHRWFRGPEFLRDDPTTWPAEKPPHIENTGEERLHYTTHRSVTTTTLTTALPDSNRFXKWERLLRATARVLQFIALCRRGADEKVNYKRTAKVRETDGTWGRKYRTATPRPTKQGDDSYRKFIPLDARYSKEAEALLVRASQQQSFKSEIDTLQKGGNIPHSSRLRPIAVELVNGVIQLKSRISAATDITAQTRAPAVIDGDNHVTKLYVEYIHRRLHHASVEATINECRQYYWILRLRPIARMLIHRCLPCRIRRSTPPRPPTGNHPPTRLAHHQRPFTYTGLDYFGPLTVTVGRGTQKRYVALFTCLTTRAVHLEIAASLTTDSAIMALRRMIARRGCPIEIWSDNGTNLQGADKELRKTIDRATEEEATHRKISWRFIPPAAPFMGGAWERLVRSVKTALYTVLERTSPSEEVLHTLLAEVEYTVNSRPLTHVSVDPADPEALTPNHFLLGGTAREGPPGTFDDSDLSNRTQWRASQRLADLFWTRWMREYLPELQNRREPHGEGTVKMGDVVLITDNTLPRNVWPRGIITATYPGTDNIVRVVDVKTKGGTLRRPVKKLLVLAVEEDHPAAAARSREQKNPTHSGGPAAELAAPLPPAAGDVGPRPECAPRATGLSWFAYAPPAERSLKLAILGLPTDTNPTDLEEELRNRGFFPEYVRPIQGKRGCIFFVEIKRTKDFHTIYETTELLCMPGVKVEAWRGRKGPSQCHRCQQFRHSSDNCHRPMACVRCGESHAAKDCLRPREVPATCCNCGGGTPGQQPFLPGQVARAAEHEGGNRAYDHSKKSPTATSTLNSGPQQRADRAELAYGRGERPRRAQAAQAEAHPREGKACPCSLHHCRAAADTDAEPSGRRPSQGGEEGEAPSGGTIGPIQ, encoded by the exons ATGAAAACCAGGAGTATGAAGTCGACAGAGATGGAACGGCCATCAACAGAAGACCCACCGGTCACCAACACAGCAACTCCCGCAGTCGAGGCCGCCGCCGTCACAGATAGAATAGATACAGCAGCCCCGCTGGTTACAGAACAGCTTGGTGGTGGTAGTACCGAAACATCTACTACTACTGGGACCAGCTCGGGCACCACAACGACGACGACGGGCACAACAGACGATACAGATAGGACTACGGGGGAATCCAACACAGAAGATAGCGTACAGAACGAGACGTTACGACCTGGATCGGTGGTCAGAGCCCCATCAGCGCCACACTCTACAGCTTCAAAGAAACGGCGCCTAGCCTTACTTAAAGCAAAAGAGGAACTCCTGAAAAAAGAAGTCGAACTGGCAGCAGCACGCGTCGCTACGTTAGCCGAAGAATCCGACGACGACACAGACATAGATATAGCAAGTGTGAGCGACGTACGCACACGCACAAAGACGTGGGTGGACCAGCACTCAACGCTGGCCCCCCCGCTGCCCGCCAACATAGCACCCTTAACTATAACGGGTGAATACAGAACCACAGTAGAAGAAAAACCGTCGCAAACTCAACACAGTCACGCCCCTCCCGCGACACCTATAAACAAGGGGGCAAAACACAGCATAGCGGCACCCACTACACAAGGTGGATGCATCTCAACTCCCGTCACGGCGGGAGAACATGCGATCGCCAAACAACCATCGATAGAAATTACACAGTTAGCACAAGCGATCACGTTAGCTGCGCGATCAGCGTGTCCCACGCCTCGCAGCACCTTCGAGCTTCCAACATACAGTGGATCTCACACAGAATGGCTGTCTTTCTACGCAGCCTACACAGCGACAGCTCCATCCTACTCCGACCAGGAGAACTTAGTACGCCTGCGGAAGAGCCTGAAGGGAATGGCGAAAGAAACGGTCGAAAGTCTTCTCATGTACAACGCGAACCCCACCGACGTAATGAAGACACTACAGCTTCGATTCGGCCGCCCCGACGCTATAGCTCACACCGAGCTCGATCGCCTCCGAGCTCTACCGCGCCTCAGCGACTCAGCCAAAGAAGTATGCGTATTTGCGACGAGGGTAAATAACATTGTGGCTACACTACGCGCCCTCCGAAAACAACAGTACCTGTATAACCCCGAGATAACTAAGCTCACTATAGACAAACTGACACCGACAATACGCTATAGATGGTACGACTTCGCGGCTGAGCAACCAGAAGACGACGCCGACCTACTGAAACTCGCAAGGTTCCTCGAACGCGAGGCCGAACGCTGTGGACCTTACGCGCAACCAGAGCGCGACACAGCCTCATCACAAACACAGCGGACAACACCCGGCGCCGtccaaattcgaaaacaaacacAACAGCGTACTTACTCCACAACGGAAAAGGATAAGACAGCGTGCCCCGTATGCGACAAGACGGGACACACGGCGGTAAAATGTCAACAATTCACCGACGCGAATACAGACAAACGATGGGAAATGGCAAAAAACAAGTCACTATGTTTCCGATGCCTCACTCGACGCACTCTCAAACATGAGTGCAAAGCCCGAACATGCAACACCAACCAGTGCAACCGCACTCATCACCCTATGCTACATTTCCTGAAAAGAGAGGTCCCCGAAGAGAAAACAGAAACAGTCAGCACGGCATGGACGACGAGAAGAACTCACACCTTCTTAAAAATCCTCCCTGTCAAAGTCTCCGGTCCACAAGGCGATGTCGACACCTTCGCCTTACTCGACGACGGGTCCACAGTCACCCTAGTCGACGCCGACATCACCAACCAAGTCGGCATAAAGGGACCGAGCGACCCGCTACGCATAGAAGCCCTCTCAACCGACATAGGAGTCAGGAAATCACAGCGTGTAACACTCACGTTACACGGGACGACTAACACCTTCGACACGCATGCCCGGACGATAGAAAACCTACAGCTCTCACCGCAACGCATCGAAAACGACGACCTCACCGAGTGCCACCACTTGTCCGACATCGCTCAACAACTAGTCTACGAGGCGACACCGAAGATACTAATAGGACAGGACAACTGGGAGCTACTCCTCGCCACAGAAACAAGAAGAGGGGCGCGGCATCAACCGGTCGCCTCCCTCACCCCTCTCGGCTGGGTGCTACACGGCGCACACACGCGCACTATAGGACATCGAATCAACTACATTACCGCACCCACACCCGAAGATAGTATGGACGAACAGCTCCGTCAGTACTTCGCCATCGAGTCTCTCGCTATAGAACAGAAAAGGCCACAAAGCGACCCCGAACAGCGTGCGCTCAACATACTCGCCGAACGCACTACACGTCGCGACGACGGTCGTTACGTAACGTCGCTACTGTGGCATACAGACAACGCGTCCATGCCCGACAACTACAACAACGCGTACAACCGCCTACTGTCTACAGAAAAAAAGATAGATAAAGATCCACTACTTAAACAGAAATACAACGAACAGATGGAAGCGCTTATAGAAAAGGGCTACGCCGAGCCCGCTCCGAGTACCAAAACGACCAATAGAACTTGGTACTTACCTCATTTCCCCGTTCTCAACGCGATGAAACCGGGAAAAGTACGCGTCGTACACGATGCCGCAGCCAAAACGCAAGGTGTATCACTCAATGACTACCTGCTCACCGGTCCCGACTTACTACAGTCTCTACCGGGGGTACTCATGCGCCTCCGCCAGCACAAGTACGCCGTGTCCGCCGACATCAAGGAAATGTTTATGCAAGTCAAGATACGTGAACAAGACCGGGACGCCCTCCGCTACCTCTGGCGAGGCGACAATAGAGGCGACACGACTCCCCGAGAGTACCGCATGACATCACTCATCTTCGGAGCAAAGTCATCACCTGCGACAGCAATCTACATAAAGAATAGCAACGCCGAGCGGCACAAAGTCACAGACCCGGACGCGTACGACGCAATAGTCCGCAATCACTACGTCGATGATTATCTACAGAGCTTCGAGACAATAGAACAGGCCGTAGCTACGTCGAACAGAGTACGCGAGATACACAGCGAAGCACACTACGAGCTACGACAATGGACCTCAAACTCGCAAGAGGTTCTCACAGCACTCTCGGAGCCATCGACGACAACTCAGTCAGTCTCACTCGACGAAAACACGAAGACCGAACGTATACTAGGTCTCATCTGGAAGCCGTACAGCGACGAGTTAGCCTTCAACCTCGATTTAGCACGTCTGCCACAAGACGTGCTAAACAGAAAACAACCCACCAAGCGTGAGGCGCTCAAAATAGTCATGTCATTGTTCGACCCTCTCGGTCTCGCTTCGCCTGTCACATCTAAGGCGAAACAGCTCCTTCAAGAAGTATGGAGGAGAAACACCGAATGGGACCAGCCGATCGACACCGACCTCGCCGCACAGTGGACGGAGTGGATAGAACATCTCAAGAAGCTAACCCACGTCGCGATACccagatgtcacttacactacaGCGACGCTAGTAACATGCAACTACATGTTTTCGTCGACGCTAGTGAAACAGCCTTCGCCGCCGCGCTATACTGGCGCATACAGTCGCCGGAGGGACACGTGACTACATCACTGGTCTTGGGGAAGGCCAAAGTCGCACCGCTCAAAGTCACGTCAATCCCACGCCTCGAACTACAAGCGGCCGTCATGGGCAGTCGTATGGCCGCGACTGTAATAGAAGAACACGACCGAAAACCATCGTCAGTCACGTATTGGTCCGATAGCCGCACAGTACTCACCTGGCTAAAAACGGGCGCTCGCTCATACAAACCATATGTCGCACATCGAATCGCGGCAATAGAGGAGGTCAGCAAGCTAAACGAGTGGCGTTGGGTTCCAACTAAACTCAACGTCGCCGACGATGCGACCCGCGACGTACCAAGTGACTTCGATGTACAACACAGATGGTTCAGAGGCCCGGAATTCTTACGTGACGACCCGACTACGTGGCCTGCGGAGAAGCCACCACATATAGAAAACACCGGCGAAGAGAGACTGCACTATACAACACACAGAAGTGTCACCACAACGACACTAACAACAGCGCTCCCGGACAGTAATAGATTTTAGAAATGGGAACGCCTACTGCGAGCCACCGCTCGCGTCCTTCAGTTTATAGCTCTATGCCGCCGCGGCGCTGACGAGAAAGTCAACTACAAACGCACGGCGAAAGTCAGAGAAACAGACGGCACATGGGGGCGAAAATATAGAACCGCCACGCCCCGGCCCACAAAACAGGGGGACGACAGCTACAGAAAATTCATCCCACTAGATGCCCGATATAGCAAGGAGGCCGAAGCCCTCCTAGTACGCGCCAGTCAACAACAGTCGTTCAAGAGCGAAATAGACACTCTGCAGAAAGGGGGCAACATACCCCATTCGAGCCGACTACGTCCTATCGCGGTCGAACTAGTCAACGGCGTGATTCAACTTAAATCACGTATAAGCGCGGCGACGGACATAACAGCACAGACACGAGCGCCGGCGGTCATCGACGGCGACAACCACGTAACAAAACTATACGTGGAGTACATACATCGACGCCTACATCACGCGAGCGTCGAAGCTACGATCAACGAATGCCGCCAGTACTACTGGATCCTACGCTTGCGTCCAATCGCACGCATGCTCATACATAGATGTCTGCCCTGCCGCATACGACGGTCGACACCACCGCGACCACCGACGGGTAACCACCCGCCGACCCGACTAGCGCACCATCAACGCCCTTTCACATACACTGGGCTTGATTACTTCGGCCCCCTCACAGTCACAGTGGGCAGAGGGACACAGAAGAGGTACGTCGCACTGTTCACGTGCCTCACAACACGCGCCGTACACCTAGAAATCGCCGCCTCACTAACGACAGATTCGGCGATTATGGCACTACGACGCATGATCGCGCGCCGTGGGTGCCCTATAGAAATTTGGTCCGACAATGGGACGAATCTACAAGGCGCCGACAAGGAGCTTCGCAAAACTATAGACAGAGCAACAGAAGAAGAAGCCACACACAGAAAAATCAGCTGGCGTTTCATACCCCCCGCCGCCCCCTTCATGGGCGGAGCATGGGAACGCCTCGTGCGGAGCGTGAAAACGGCTCTATACACCGTACTAGAACGAACGAGCCCGTCCGAAGAGGTCCTACACACCCTACTCGCCGAAGTGGAATACACGGTCAACAGCCGTCCACTCACACACGTCTCCGTGGACCCCGCGGACCCAGAAGCACTCACTCCGAACCATTTTTTGCTCGGCGGCACTGCCCGCGAGGGCCCGCCGGGCACTTTCGATGACAGCGACTTATCCAACAGAACCCAGTGGAGAGCCTCTCAACGACTCGCCGACCTATTCTGGACTCGTTGGATGCGAGAGTACCTCCCCGAGCTCCAAAACCGGCGGGAGCCACACGGCGAAGGAACGGTAAAAATGGGTGACGTCGTGCTCATTACCGACAACACGCTACCACGAAACGTGTGGCCCCGCGGAATAATCACCGCTACCTACCCTGGAACGGACAACATAGTACGAGTCGTCGATGTCAAGACGAAGGGGGGGACACTTAGAAGACCCGTCAAGAAATTATTGGTTCT CGCCGTCGAAGAAGACCACCCAGCAGCCGCCGCTCGCTCCCGCGAGCAGAAAAATCCCACCCATAGTGGTGGACCAGCTGCCGAactggccgcaccacttccgcCAGCTGCGGGAGATGTTGGGCCACGTCCCGAATgcgcgccc agagcTACGGGACTTTCCTGGTTCGCGTACGCCCCCCCGGCGGAGCGCTCGCTGAAGCTGGCGATTCTCGGATTGCCCACGGACACCAACCCCACCGACctggaggaggagctgcgcaACCGCGGCTTCTTCCCGGAATACGTTCGGCCCATCCAGGGCAAAAGAGGCTGCATCTTCTTTGTGGAGATCAAGAGGACCAAAGACTTCCACACCATCTATGAGACCACCGAGCTGCTGTGCATGCCCGGTGTGAAAGTTGAGGCATGGAGAGGACGCAAGGGGCCCTCCCAATGCCACCGCTGCCAACAGTTTCGCCACAGCAGCGACAATTGCCATCGCCCGATGGCCTGTGTTCGCTGTGGCGAAAGCCATGCGGCCAAAGACTGCCTGCGACCCCGGGAGGTTCCAGCCACCTGCTGTAACTGCGGGGGGGGGACACCCGGCCAACAGCCCTTCTTGCCCGGTCAAGTTGCGCGAGCTGCGGAACACGAAGGCGGGAACCGCGCCTATGACCACAGCAAGAAGAGCCCCACTGCCACCTCCACCCTCAACAGTGGACCCCAGCAGCGAGCCGaccgcgcggagctcgcttatggccgcggcgaacggcccagacGGGCCCAAGCCGCGCAGGCCGAAGCGCATCCGCGCGAGGGCAAAGCCTGCCCCTGCAGCCTCCATCACTGTCGAGCCGCAGCCGACACCGACGCCGAaccaagcggtcgccgcccctcccaggggggggaagaaggcgaagccccAAGTGGAGGAACCATCGGCCCCATTCAGTGA